The genomic stretch AGCGAGCAGCCCAGTTTCAGGAACGCTTCGTGAATATCAGCGCGACGATCGCAGCGAATGGCGTTGTTGCATAAATCGAGCGAAAGCCGTTGACATTTACGCGAAACGGTCGCGGGGCCAGCCTCCTATCAAGTCAGATTCCAGAGTAACTGCCTAATTTTTGCCAAGAAAATGCGCAAGGACATACACAAGAAAGGTGAGCCGAAGGCACGCTACCGTGTCAGGAATTGGGCGCCCTATAATGAAGGCCTGATCAACCGGGGGAACGTAACAATATGGATAGATGAAGCCGTCCTTGCCAGAATACCCGATGCCATACCCACACGTGGTCGCCCGTGTCTATACGGCGATACGCTGATTCAGGCATTACTTGGCGTGAAGACCGTCTATCGACGGACGTTGTGCGCCCTGCAAGGTGTCACCCAAAGTCTACGCGATCTGGCCTTCCCGAGCTTGCCGGTGCCGAATTACATCACGCTCTGTCGCCGGGAAAAACGCTTGATGTCGAACTTCCGATCCTTCGCGACAATGAACCGATCCATCTGGTTGTCGATAGCAGCGGGCTGAAGGTCTATGGCGCAGGTGAATAGAAAGTGCGCCAGCACGGCTACGCGAAGCGGCCCACGTGGCGTAACGTCCAGCTCGCGCTCAACGCGAATACAGGTCAAGTGCATGCCGCGCTAATGACGAATCAGAATGTGGCTGACGGTGACGCGCTGGCCAGGTTGCTCGACTAGATTCCCCGCGAAGAAAAAATCGATATTATCGAGGGTGACGATGCCTACGATACCAAGCGATGCCGTGCGGCCATTGCTGCACGCAGTGCTATTGATTCGCAATGCGTGATCTTTAAATTGGCAAATCGCCCCCATGTGAGGGAGATGGAAAAAGAAATATGAGATCGCTTCCTCGTGAGGAAGCGTGAAGAACGGCGACGTCAGGTGATCAACCTGCGCACGCGCGGCTGGATCTACGACGAGATTGCCGAGCATACGAACCTTTCGCGCACCGGCGTGTTCAATATTTGCAAACGCTATGCCAGCGAAGGTGAGGCTGGATTGCGTGACAAGCCGAGCGGCGGAGCAGTGAACCTACACCGTGCCCTGAGTGAGCAGAAGGAAGTGGAAATTCGCGCGCTGTTGCGCAATCAGATGCCGGACTAGTTGAAGATGTCGTTCGCGTTGTGCATGCGACATGCCGTGCGGGAGTTGATCCGGCAGCGATGCGGTTTGACGCTGACGCTACAGGGTGTCGGCCTGTATCTGGCGCGCTGGGGTTTCACGCCGCAAAAGCCAATGAAACGGGCCTATGAGCAGCGACCGGAAGCAGTGCAGGCATGGCTGAACGAGACGTATCCGGAGGATTTCCCGCCGGGCCATAGCCAAGGGCGCGGAGATCGGCGTTGTTGCATAAATCGAGCGTGAGGACGCAACGGCATCGACGGGCATAATTTCAGGCGATACGAACGGATTGAGGACGAGCGAGGTCCGCCATGCGGTTGAGATGACGCAGACTCGCAGGCGGCCTCGGTCGCCTGCGAGTCGATGTGACGCGCCAAGAGATCGTTTTCGGTGAGGGTCTTGAACCGATACATCGCATGCTCGGCAAGCGATCGCCGGTAGTAGCGACTGTCTTGCTTCCATTTTCGACGACCGTCACGGGCAATTGCATCAACCGCGCCATTACGCCACGCCGCACCGGGCATATCCGCTGGCCAATGAACGGCACCCTCGCGTGGCGGAATCGAAGGAATAGCACTACGTGCAGCAATGGCCGCATGGCATGGCTTGGCCGCATGGCATGGCTTTGTGTCGTAGGCACCATCACCGCCGATGACATCGATTTGTTCTTCGCGTAGAATCTGGTCGAGCAACTTGGCCAGAGCGTCACCGTCAGCAACATTCTGATTCGTCATTAGCGCAGCATGCACTTGACCCGTATTCGCGTTGAGCGCGAGATAGACTTTACGCCACGTGCGCCGCTTCGAGTAGCCGTGCTGGCGCATCTTCCATTCACCTTCTCCATAGAGCTTCAGACTGGTGCTGTCGATAACCAGATGGATCGGTTCATTGCCACGAAGGATCGGCAGTTCGACATCCAGCGTTTTTGCCCGGCGACAGAGCGTGGTGTAATTCGGCACCGGCAAGCTCGGGAAGGCTAGATCGCGCAGACTTTGGGTGAAACCTTGCAGGGCGCGCAACGTCAGTCGATAGACGGTCTTCACGCTAAGTAATGCCTGAATCAGCGTATCGCCGTATAGACACGGGCGACCACGTGTGGGTATGGGCCATCGGGTATTCTGGCAAGGACGGCTTCATCTATCCATATTGTTACGTTCCCCCGGTTGATCAGGCCTTCATCATTATAGGCCGCCCAATTCCTGACACGGTAGCGTGCCTTCGGCTCACTTTTCTTGTGTATGTCCTTCGCATTTTCTTGTAAAAAATTAAACAGTTATTCTGGAATCTGACTTGATAGGGGGGGCCCCGCGACCGTTGCACGTAAACGTCAATGGATCCCGCTCGATTTATGCAACAGCGCCCTATCTCTGAGAGACCCAAGCGACCACGCGTGGATATGGCGTCAGCCATTTTGGCAAGGACAGCTTCATGTATCCATCGCGTGATGTTCCCCAGCTTGATTAAAGCTGTATTATAAGGCCGTCCAGTTCATGAGACTGAAGCGTGGCCTTCGCCTCACATGTCTTGCGTATGTCCCTGCGCATCTTTTTGGCAAAAACTGAGAATTTACGCCGAAATCTAACTTGATAACAGGGAACGCGCCCTGACCGTTGCGCGTAAACGTCACCGGACCTTCCCAGATTTGTGCAACAACGCGGTTTACGGACATTGTGTTTCGGTTTTATACTCCGTATATTGATCCGCAATTCGTAATCTTGAAATTTGAAAATCGTTTTTTATCTGATAGGCATGGAAAACGAGACATGAGGGACGATTTGCAAGTTTCAAGATTACGAATTGCGGATCAATAACGGTATCACGTTTTATTTGGCGCACCTTTCAGTAACCAGCGGTGTATTTCACTGCCTCTTAAAACCGCCCCAGACTCCGCTCGGGCACCTCAGCAGCACTGAGGCGATGTGTCGCCTCACGCCGTTCCGCACCTCGCCGCTTGCCGGGTATATCACTGGCACAACGCTGTATATGAACAGCGGTATGTACATGTTGTAACGGAATTCGTTTACCATCCGCGCCGTACGTCGGATGGAGGCACCTCGAGTAGCTCTCGAACCACAACATCGTTGCGCATTGTGAGTGGCATTAAACCTGATAGAATGCGCGCACTTGTAAATCTGAACTTTCCCTCGGAGAGGGGTAATGGATAACATCGAACAACGTGTCAAGAAGATTGTCGCTGAGCAACTTGGCGTTGCTGAAGGAGAAATCAAAAACGAAGCCTCGTTTGTAAACGACCTCGGTGCCGACTCGCTCGACACGGTCGAGCTGGTCATGGCGCTCGAAGACGAGTTCGGTATAGAAATTCCGGACGAAGAAGCCGAGAAGATCACGACCGTTCAGCAAGCGATCAACTTCGCTCGCGCGAACGTCAAGGCCTAAGACCCGGCAACGCCGTTAGCAAGGCGTTGTTGCATAAATCGAGCGAGAGCCGGTAACGGTTTATGCGCAACGGTCGGGGCCAGCCTCCTGTTATCAGGTCAGGTTCTAGAGTAACTGCCTAATTTTTTACAAGAAAATGCGCAAAGACATACACAAGACAGGTGAGCCGAAGGCACGCTACCGTGTCAGGAATTGGGCTCCCTACAATGCAGGCCTGATCAACCGGGGGAACGTGACGATATGGATAGATAAAGCCGTCCTTGCCAGAATACCCGACGCCATACCCACGCGTGGTCGCCCGCGTCTATACGGCGATACGTTGATTCAGGCATTACTTGGCGTGAAGACCGTCTATCGACTGACGTTGCGCGCCCAGCAAGGTTTTATCCAAAGTCTTCGCGATCTGCCCTTCCCGAGCTTTCCGGTTCCGAATTACATCACGCTCTGTCGCCGGACAAAAACGCTGGATGTCGAACTGCCGATCCTTTGCGACAACGAACTGATCCATTTGGTGGTCGACAGAACTAGTCTGAAGGTCTATGGAGAAGGTGAATGGAAGGTGCGCCAGCACGGCTACTCGAAGCGGCGCACGTGGTGTAACGGCGCGGTTAATGCAATTGCCCGTGACGGTCGTCGAGAATGGAAGAAAGACAGTGGCTACCACGGGCGATCGCTTGCCGAGAATGCGATGTATCGGTTCAAGACGCTCACCGGAAACTGTCTCTGGGCCCGTCACATCGACGCGCAGGTGACCTCAGTCGCCGTTCGCGTCGGCGTAATCAACCGCATGGCGGACCTCGTTCGTCCGCAATCCGTTCGTATCGCCTGAAATTATGCCCGTCGATGCCATTGCCTCCTCGCGCTCGATTTATGCAACAACGCCCCCGTCAACAGCTTTTTTCGGAACGCTGCGTGGGCACCAGATCTTGCCGCCGGCCTCGTTGCTGGTCGCGCTAACAGCTACAGAGCTCGCACGGTTGCTATCTTGCGGTCGCTGTGGTTTTTTTTATTCAATGGAAAAGAGGGTACCGTGAGCCGCCGTCGAGTTGTCGTTACAGGCCTTGGGCTGATTTCGCCTGTTGGCAATAATGTTGCCGATGGTTGGGCCAATCTGGTCGCCGGTCAATCCGGCATTGCCAACATCACCAAGTTTGAAGCAACGAACTATTTGGCCAGCTTCGCGGGCGAGGTGAAGGGCTTCAATGTCGAGGATTATCTGCCCGCGAGGGAAGCGCGCCACATGGATACCTTCATCCATTACGGTATCGTGGCGAGCATGCAGGCCATGCAAGATTCTGGCATCGAGGTCACCGAGGAAAACGCGGAGCGCTTTGGTGTGGTCGTCGGCTCCGGTATCGGTGGCTTGCCGATGATCGAGGTCACGCAGACCGAACTGCTGAACCGCGGCCCGCGTCGCATTTCGCCGTTCTTCGTACCGGCCTCGATCATCAACATGATCTCCGGTAACCTGTCGATCAAGTTCAGCCTGAAGGGCCCGAACCTCGCGGTTGTGACAGCCTGTAGCACCGGCCTGCACTGCATCGGCGCGGCGGCGCGTCTGATCGAGTACGGCGACGCCGACATGATGCTCTCGGGCGGTGCCGAGGCGACCGTCTCGCCGCTGGGCATCGGCGGTTTCTCGGCCGCGCGCGCGCTGTCGCAGCGCAACGACGACCCGGCTACCGCCAGCCGTCCGTGGGATAAGGATCGCGACGGCTTTGTGCTGGGCGAGGGTGCTGGCGTAATGGTGCTCGAGGAATACGAGCATGCTAAGGTACGTGGCGCAAAGATTTATGCCGAGGTGTGCGGCTACGGCATGAGCGCAGACGCCTATCACATGACTACCCCGGTCGAAGACGGCGACGGCGCGCGCCGCTGCATGCTGGCCGCATTGCGCAACGCCGGTATCAATCCCGACGAAGTCAACTACCTCAACGCGCACGGCACCTCGACGCAGCTCGGCGACTTGGCTGAGACGATCGCTATCAAGCAGGCCTTCGGCGATCGCGCCAAGCAGATGGTGGTCAACTCAACCAAGTCGATGACGGGCCACCTGCTTGGTGGAGCAGGCGGCCTCGAGTCAGTGTTCACGGTACTGGCTGTGCACAACCAGGTTTCGCCGCCGACCATCAACATCTTCAATCAGGATCCAGAATGTGATCTCGATTACTGCGCGAACGAAGCGCGGGACATGAAAATCAGCGTTGCACTGAAGAACTCCTTCGGCTTTGGCGGGACTAACGGAACACTGGTTTTCAAGCGCACCTGAAGCGAGATCGCTTGACGGGGTCCTTCTCTCCCGCCCGCCTTCCTCCATCCTATTTTCTTCCGGCATGCAGCCTGTGCGCTGCGTGCCTC from Burkholderia sp. encodes the following:
- the fabF gene encoding beta-ketoacyl-ACP synthase II — encoded protein: MSRRRVVVTGLGLISPVGNNVADGWANLVAGQSGIANITKFEATNYLASFAGEVKGFNVEDYLPAREARHMDTFIHYGIVASMQAMQDSGIEVTEENAERFGVVVGSGIGGLPMIEVTQTELLNRGPRRISPFFVPASIINMISGNLSIKFSLKGPNLAVVTACSTGLHCIGAAARLIEYGDADMMLSGGAEATVSPLGIGGFSAARALSQRNDDPATASRPWDKDRDGFVLGEGAGVMVLEEYEHAKVRGAKIYAEVCGYGMSADAYHMTTPVEDGDGARRCMLAALRNAGINPDEVNYLNAHGTSTQLGDLAETIAIKQAFGDRAKQMVVNSTKSMTGHLLGGAGGLESVFTVLAVHNQVSPPTINIFNQDPECDLDYCANEARDMKISVALKNSFGFGGTNGTLVFKRT
- a CDS encoding transposase, translated to MRKDIHKTGEPKARYRVRNWAPYNAGLINRGNVTIWIDKAVLARIPDAIPTRGRPRLYGDTLIQALLGVKTVYRLTLRAQQGFIQSLRDLPFPSFPVPNYITLCRRTKTLDVELPILCDNELIHLVVDRTSLKVYGEGEWKVRQHGYSKRRTWCNGAVNAIARDGRREWKKDSGYHGRSLAENAMYRFKTLTGNCLWARHIDAQVTSVAVRVGVINRMADLVRPQSVRIA
- the acpP gene encoding acyl carrier protein, translating into MDNIEQRVKKIVAEQLGVAEGEIKNEASFVNDLGADSLDTVELVMALEDEFGIEIPDEEAEKITTVQQAINFARANVKA
- a CDS encoding helix-turn-helix domain-containing protein; translation: MINLRTRGWIYDEIAEHTNLSRTGVFNICKRYASEGEAGLRDKPSGGAVNLHRALSEQKEVEIRALLRNQMPD